Within the Corallococcus exiguus genome, the region CGTCCTACGTGCTGGAAATGTTGAGGTTGCACCTGCTCGCTGCCCCCGTGTCGCCATGAGTCGCTCCAAATCAAAGCGTCCCCGTCCTTCCGACCCGGAAGCGCCGTCCACGGTGCCCCCGGCCTCCGCCACCGCGGGCGAACCCGTCCCGGCCACGCCCGAGTCCTCCGCGCCGCTCGCCAGCCCCGCGGCGGCGACGGAGTCCACCAGCCCCCCCACGTCGCTGGCCGGAGCAGGAGTGCATCCGGTGCGGAGCGCGGTGCGCCTGTGGCTGTCCGCCTACCGGGTGGAGGTGGTGCTGTTCCTCGTCGCGTTCGCGGTGCTGTCCAGCTTCAGCTCGCAGCGCTTCCTCCGGCAGAGCGCCGCGCCGCACTTCATCTACCAGGCGCAGTCCTGGCTGGAGGGACGGCTCGACGTGGATCCGCAGGTGCTGCCCAACCTGGAGGACTGGGCCTGCGTGCGGCTGGTGGACGGACAGAAGGTGCGGTGCGAGGGACGCCCGCTTCGCGATGACCGCTGGTTCGTCAGCTTCCCGTCCTTCCCCGCGGTCGTGATGCTCCCCTTCGTCGCGCTGCACGGCTACCAGTTCAACGACACGTCCTTCGGCGTCTTCGTGGGCGCGCTCGCGGTGGCACTCTTCTATTCGCTGCTGCGCTTTCTCGCGCAGGAAGGGGAGACGGAGCGCAACCGCGACGACAACGTGGTGCTGTCGCTGGTGCTCGCCTTCGGCACGCTGTTCTTCTACTGCGCCATCCGGGGCGAGGTCTGGTTCGGTGCGCAGGTGATGGGCGTGGCGCTCACGTGTCTGTACGTGCGCAACGCCGTCAATGCGCGGCGCCCCGTGCTCGCGGGGCTCTTCTTCTCCATGGCCGTGCTCACCCGCACGCCGCTGGTGTTCGCGGGCCTCTTCTTCGTCCTGGAGGCGCTCTGCCCAGGGCCGGACCGGCTGGCCCAACTGAAGGCCCTGCCGACCGCGTGGAAGCCCGCCCTCCGCAAGCTCGTCCTCTTCGGCGCGGGGGCCGCGCCTCTCGCCGCGCTCGCGGCCGCGTACAACGTCTACCGCTTCGGCAAGCCCGGCGAGTTCGGCCACTCGTACCTCTTCAACAACCGGGTGAACGTCGACATCGACCGCTTCGGGCTCTTCAACATCGAGTACCTGTCGCGCAACCTCCAGGCCGCGTTCCTCAAGCTGCCCCAGGTGTCGCTGTCTCCGCCGCGGCTGTCGTACGACCCGCATGGGCTGACGCTGCTGCTCACGCTGCCCCTGCTGGTGTTCCTGCTGGTCCCCCGCACGCGTCCCCGTCTGCACTGGTCCCTGTGGCTGACCGTGGCGGTGTGCGCGCTGCCGGGGCTCTTCTACCAGAACACCGGTTACATGCAGTTCGGCTTCCGGTTCAGCCTGGACTACACGCCTTATCTGCTGTTGCTCTTCGCCATCGGAGGATGGTCGCTGCGGAACCGCGCGGTGATCGCCGTGCTGGCGCTTGGCGTGCTGGTGAACTTCTGGGGCGCCGTGGCCTTTCGTGGCTACACGGAGTTCGTGCGGAACTGGTAGGCCTCCAGGCTCCGGCGGCTTGAATCCGCCGGACCTCACCCGCACCTCAAGGGCGACATGCAACCTCCCACTGGCCAGCCCCCTCCAGGCAAGCGTTGGCACACCCGTGAGGACAGCGGCATCCGTCTGGATGCGGCGTTGCGCTGGTGGCACGACGACGAGCCCATCGAGCACCCGAAGATCATCGAGCTCTTCAACGCCTCGCTGGTCCTGGATGACGACGGGCGCTACCAGCTCCGCATCGCCCCGGACTGGTGCTACGTCCAGGTGGAGGACGCGGCCTACGAGGTCCGCATCGTGGACATCACCCCGGACGAGCGTGTGTCCCTGCGTCTGAGCGACCGGACGGCCGAAGCCCTGGACCTGGGGTCGCTCCAGCTCACGCCGGACGGAGTCCTCACCTGCCGCGTGAAGCAGGGCAGGGCGAAGGCCCGCTTCTCTCGTGATGCGCAGTACCAGTTCGGCGAGATGCTGGAAGAGAGCCCCGAAGGGAGACTGGTGCTGCGCGCGGGCCAACGCCACTGGGAGCTCCCCCTCTCACTGGATGCACTACAGGCCGCGACCTAGGCCGCCGCGGAGTCCGCGGACGGCACGGTAGGCGCGGTGGCTCCCACCAGGTCGCGAGCAAGGGCCTCCAGGACGTCCGGGTGCTCGCGCAGCCACTCGCACGCCCGCTCGCGGCCCTGGCCGATGCGTTCACCCCGCAGGCTGAAGTGGCTGCCCGACTTCTCCACCACGCCCGCGCTCACGGCCAGGTCCAGCACCTCGGCGGCGCGGTGGATGCCCGTGCCGTAGAGCACGTCGAACTCCGCCTCCTGGAACGGGGGCGCCAGCTTGTTCTTCACCACCTTCACGCGGGCCCGTGAGCCCACCACCGCGTCGCCATCCTTGAGGTTGCCCGTGCGGCGGATCTCCATCCGCACCGACGAATAGAACTTCAGCGCGTTGCCGCCCGTCGTCGTCTCCGGGTTGCCGAACATCACGCCAATCTTCATGCGGATCTGGTTGATGAAGATGATGCAGGTGCCGGAGCGGCTCACCGCGCCCGTGAGCTTCCTCAGCGCCTGACTCATCAGCCGCGCCTGGACGCCCATGTGCGCGTCGCCCATCTCCCCTTCGATTTCCGCACGGGGGACCAGCGCCGCCACCGAATCCACCACGATGAGGTCCACGGCGCCCGAGCGCACGAGTTGCTCGGTGATTTCGAGCGCCTGCTCCCCGGTGTCCGGCTGCGCCACGAGCAGTTCCTCCGTACGCACCCCCAGCTTGCGCGCGTAGGACAGGTCCAGCGCGTGCTCCGCGTCGATGAAGGCCGCGATGCCTCCCACGGCCTGCACCTGCGCGATGGCATGCAGGGTGAGGGTCGTCTTGCCGGAGGACTCGTTGCCGAACAGCTCCACCACGCGCCCTCGCGGATAGCCCCCCACGCCCAGCGCCCGGTCCAACCCCACCGAGCCCGTGGGAATGACCGCCACCTTCTGCTCCGGTGCGTCCGCGCCGAGCGTCATCACCGCGCCCCGGCCGAACTGCTTCTCGATGGACGCCACCGCCGCCGCCACTGCCTTCAACTTCTCCGTCAGCCTGCTCATCTCGTCTGCCTCCCTCGCCGCCCTGCGGGCTGGATGCCTTGGCGGTGGGCAGAGCAACGCTCATGCCGCGCGGGCTTCCAGGCGGAAGGGCCTGCAAGGGCGTCCAGGTTCGCCGGAGCCGTCCGAACTGGCGGAGCGGCGTGCCTGTCTCCCATGCGCTGAGAAGGCGCAAAGGTGCGGGCATCTCCGCATAAGCAGACACGAGGGGACGTGACAGTCCGCCTTGATGGGATGGAAGGCTTTGCGTTGAAACCCTGGCGCGTCGGCGTGACATCTCCTCTCGTGAATACGACCCGTGAGAACCTTCCCCATGTGGTCATCCTGGGAGGCGGCTTCGGCGGCCTCTACGCGGCCCGGTACCTGCGAAAGGCAGGGGTTCGCGTCACGATGGTGGACCGTCACAACCACCACCTCTTCCAGCCGCTGCTGTACCAGGTGGCCACGGCGACACTGAGTCCCAGCGACATCGCCGCGCCACTGCGAGCGATGCTCGGACGCAATCACGTCCAGGTGCTTCTCGCGGAAGTCACTGGCGTGGACACCGCGCGCAAGCACGTCCTCCTGGCGGACGGTGAGCTGGCGTACGACTTCCTCATCGTCGCCACCGGAGCGACGCACTCGTACTTCGGCAATGACGCCTGGTCGCGACACTCGATGGGATTGAAGACCGTCGAGGACGCGCTGGAGATCCGCCGCCGCGTGTTGCTCGCCTTCGAGCAGGCCGAGCGCGAACCGGACCCAGAGCGCCGCCGCGCGCTGCTCACCTTCGCCATCATTGGCGCGGGGCCCACGGGCGTGGAGCTGGCGGGGGCGCTGGCGGAGATCAGCCGCAATTCATTGTCGGGTGACTTCCAGAACATCGACCCTCGGGATGCGCGCGTCATCCTCATCGAGGGAATGGACCGCGTGCTCCCCACCTATCCCGAGAACCTCTCGGCGGAGGCCCGCCGGGTGCTGGAGGGGCTCGGCGTCGAGGTCCGTACGGGCACCCGGGTCACGAACATCGACGCCGTGGGCGTGGACATGGGGCCTGAACATCTGGCGGCCCGCACGGTGCTCTGGGCCGCGGGGGTGGAGGCCTCGCCCGTGGCCCGTTCGCTCGGCGTGACGCTGGACAGGGCAGGGCGCGTCCCGGTGACGCCCGAGCTCACCGTGCCCGGGCATCCCGACATCTTCGTCGTCGGGGACCTGGCGCTCGTGAATCAGGAGGACGGAAGCGCGGTCCCGGGAGTGGCGCCCGCGGCGATGCAGGAGGGCAAGCACGCGGTGCTCAATCTCCAACGCCAACTCGCGGGCCAGCCCATGCAGCCCTTCCGCTACTGGGACCGGGGAACCTACGCGGTCATCGGCAGAGGCCATGCCGTGGGCGTGGCCTTCCGCCGTGTGAAGCAGTCAGGCTTCGTCGCCTGGTTGGCCTGGCTCTTCATCCACATCACCTTCCTCATTGGCTTCCGAAGCAAGCTGGCCGTGCTGCTCAATTGGGCATACGCGTACCTGACCTTCGGCAGGTCCGCGCGCATCATCACCGGCCCCGCTCCCCGTCTGGAGGAGCGGAGCGTGCAGCCCCTGCTCCCGAGTGCAAAGTCAGCTGTCGCCGACGGAGAACCCCCGGCTCCCGACGTTCTCGGAAGCCTGGTGCCTGACAGTAGAGGCGCGGGGTAACGCATTCACCGCGCCCCGGGTATTGGCGTGGAGCCAGCCCCGGCGGTCCAGCATCCGGCAATCGACGGCGAGCCGCATGTCCACGTCCTCGATACGTCCGTGTCCCTCCAGGTCCGCGCGTGTCAGCGCGAGCTTGAGGATGCGGTCATGCGCCCGAGCGGACAGACCAAAATGAGTGACCGCGTCCTTGAGCGCCTTCTCCGCGGGCGGTGACAGTACGCAGTAGCGGCGCAGCAGATGCGAAGGCATCTGGGCATTGCAGTGCACCCCTGGCATCTCGTGGAATCGGGCGCGCTGTCGTTCGCGCGCGGCCTCGACCCGCTGCCGGTAGTACTGGCTGGGCAGCTCCTGACTCCTCTCGGCGAGATGGTGGTACTCCACCGGCCGCGTTTGCACGGTGATGTCGATGCGGTCCAGCAGCGGCCCGCTGATGCGCGAGTGGTAGCCGAAGATGCGGTGCTCGAGGCAGGTGCACGTGTGCCCGGGGACGTTGAAGTAGCCGCACGGGCAGGGGTTCATCGCCGCCACCAACATCACCCGGCAGGGATAGGTGATGTGCTGGGTGGCCCGCGCCAGGTGGATGGCGCCTTCCTCCAGAGGCTGGCGCAGCACCTCCAGCACGTTCTTGCGGAACTCCGGTAGCTCATCGAGGAACAGCACGCCGTGATGGGCCAGGGACAGCTCGCCGGGACGGGCCATGGGGCCACCTCCCACGAGTCCCGCATCGGACAGCGTGTGGTGGGGCGCGCGAAACGGGCGCTCGCGGATCAGCGCCTGCTCGTCTCCCAGCAGCCCCTGGATGGAGTAGACCTTCGTGACCTCCAGCGCCTCGTCGAAGGACAGCTCGGGCAGGATGCCTGGCAGCCGTCGCGCCAACATCGTCTTGCCCGACCCTGGAGGCCCTGCCATCAGGATGTTGTGGCCACCCGCCGCCGCCAGCTCCAAAGCCAGCTTCAGCTCCGGCTGCCCCCGCACATCGGCCATGTCCGCGGTAGCGGTGCGAGTACCGCTCACCGAGGTCCCCGTGCGCGTCAGCGACGTCAGCGGGGCCTTGCCGGTGAGGTGCCCCACGGCCTCCTTCAGGTGGGCCACGGACAGCACCTGGATGCCCTCCACCAGAGCCGCCTCCGCCGCGTTGGCTGCCGGCACCATGACGCCCTGGAAGCCGCCATTCCGGGCCGCCACGGCCAGCGGAAGCACCCCTTTGATGGCCTTGATGGAGCCATCCAACGACAGCTCTCCGCCAAAGAGGTACCGCTCCAGCGGTTCTTTGTCCATCAACCGCGCCGCCGCGAGCACGCCCAACGCGATGGGCAGCTCGAAGGCCGCCCCTTCCTTGCGGATCTCCGCAGGCGCCAGGTTGACCGTGATCCGCTTCTGCGGAAGGTCGAAGCCCGCGTTCTTCAGCGCGGAGACCACCCGGACCTTCGACTCCCGGGCTGCTCCCTCCGGCAGCCCCACGACGTTGAAGTAGGGCAGCCCGAGGGCCATGTCGACCTCGCACTCCACCACCACCGCGTCGATGCCCATCAATGCCCCCGACCGCACCCTCGCCAGCATCGTCTCCCCCTTCCAACCCGTACGGGAGGAAGGGAGAGCAATGCCCGTACCGGCGCACTGTCCTCACAGGCGGCCATCCGCGGCCATCCCACGCGTCAGACGTCGGGTCCCGCGCGGGGACATGGGGGCCTGAAAAGAAGAAGCCCGCTGGCGTCGGAACGCCAGCGGGCTTCGGATGGAATCGGTGACGGCGTGTCCGCGCGTCAGCCCTGACGGAAGAAGTGGATCAGGGAGTCGGCGGGGCAGGGGGCGCGGGCGGTGCACCGTCCGGCGAGTTCAGCGTGCCCTGGATGACCGCGTTCTGGGGAAGCTCGGTGGCCATGCCCAGGATCTTCGCTCCCGCGGCACGGGCGCCATCCAGCGCCACCACGAGCTTGCCGTAGTTCGCCGCGTCATCCGCCATGAAGAAGACGACCTTCTCGTCCGGCTTCTTGGCGTTCAGCATCCGCTTGAGGCGGGCGATGTAGTCCGAAGCGGGGATCTGCTCCGTGTTGATGGAGTAGGCGCCGCTCTTGTCCACCTGCACGACGATCTGCTGATCATCGGGCTCCGGCGGCGGCTGGTTCTCCTCCACCTCCGTCTCCGGGACGCGGACGAGGATGTCCTTCTCCAGGAGGGGGGTCACCACCATGAAGATGATGAGGAGCACCAGCACCACGTCCACCAGGGGCGTGACGTTGATCTCCGAGTTCGGCGCGGACGCGGGCTTGACCCACTGACGCTGCTTGTGTCCTCGGGACATTACTTCTTCTCCTCCACACCCAGGGCGATCTGCTTCGCCTTCGCCTTGCGGGCCGTGTCCAGCACCTTGCGCACGTCGCCCACGTTCAGGGCGTTGTCGCCCTTCAGGAGGATCTTCTTGCCTGGATCCTTCACCAGCTCCGCGGCGATCTTCTCCTGGAGACCCTTCTCGTCGACCTCATCGTTCTCCACGAACATCTTCTTGTCCGGGGTGATGGAGAGGATCAGCGGATCGGCGTCCGTCTTGCCTTCTTTTTCAATCTCCGTGGCCTTGGGCAGCTCCACGGACTTGCCGCGCTGGAGCATGGGCGTCACGACCATGAAGATGATGAGGAGCACCAGCACCACGTCCACCAGCGGCGTGACGTTGATCTCGCTCTTGATGCCCCCTTTGGGGCCTGCTGACATTCCCATGCGTGCACCTGTATCCGGGAAGGAACGCCCACCCTGGGGCAGCGCGGCTTCTCAGCCGGACCGCCCTCATGGGTGGGGACGTCCCAGGGTGGGGCTACGACTAGGCCGCGTGCGACGAACCGCCGCCCACGTGCCGGGCCACCACGTCCAGGAACTCGTTGGAGGACTCGGAGATGTCCACGGAGCGGGCATCCACCCAGCCCTGCAGGAAGTTGTAGGCCATGACCGCGGGGATCGCCACGAGCAGACCGAACGCCGTGGTGATGAGCGCCTCGGAGATACCCGCGGAGATCGTCGCCAGACCGCCGGAGCCCGCCGCCGCCATCAGCTGGAAGGCGTTCACGATACCCATCGTGGTGCCCAGCAGACCGACGAACGGCGCCGTGGAGCCGACCGTGGCCAGCAGGCCCAGGCCGCGCTTGAGGCTCTGCACCTCGCGCTGCGCCTGGCGCTCCAGCGCGCGGGCCACGGACTCCACCGCCAGGTCCTTGTTCCCAGGGGTGATCCGGTACGCCGTCAGGCCGGAGTTGATCACGCGGCCCAGGTGGCCCACGTCCTTGCCCAGGTTGGTGTTCGCCGCGGTGGTCAGGTCGCCCTTCGCGAGGATCGCGCCCATCTTGGCGGCGAAGTTGCGGCTGTCCGAGCGGGTCTTGCGGAAGACGATGACCCGCTCCGCCATGACGACCAGCGACGCCACCGACATGATGGCGAGGGTGAAGATGATCATGCGGGCGAAGAGGCCCGTGTGGTGCCAGATATCAAGCAGGGTAAATTGCATGGCTGTGGAGCGCTCCTCCTCACGAGCGCGAGGTGATGTTCGGCGGACTGCTCAAGCGGGGCTGCCTGCTTTGGATCAGCGCGGCAGCTTCAGGTTGAAGTTGAACGTGTACTGCACTTCGACCGGCCTGCCCTGGAACGTGACCGGCTTGTAGCGTGAGGCGGTGAGCACGTCCATTACGGCCTGCTCCATGTGAGGGAGCGGCTTGATCGTGCGGCAGCGCTCGACCTTTCCCTCGGTCGTGATCACGCACTTCACGATCATCAGGCCCTGCACGCGCGCCTCGAGGGCCTCACGCGTATAGGACACTTCCGGACCCGCGATCTTCTCGGGACGCGTCATGCCCTGGCCGAACGCCAGCACGTCCGTGCCCGTTCCACCCAGCTGACCGCCCACCACGCCGCCGATCACGCCACCCACCACGCCACCCACCACACCGCCCGCGACGCCACCCTCCACGCCACCCTCGACCTCGGACTCGCTCGCCTCGGGCTCGTCAGGCTCGGGCGGGGTCTCCGTCTCCTGCGGCTTCTGCTGAGGGATCTCCTTCGGCTGCACGATCACGTCCTTGGGCTTCTTGGGCGTGACCTTCTTCTCCGTCTTCGGCTTCGACGCCGGGGGAGGCGGCGGAGGTGGCGGAGGCGGCGGAGCCATCGTGGCCTTCAGCGTGACCTCGACCTCCTTCTCCTCCACGGGAGGCGGACGCGTGGAGAGATAGGCCACAAGACCCAGCAGGCCAACGTGGAGCAGCGTGGAAACGCCTGCACCCACGCCGAAGCGCGACCTGGGTCCTTGGCCGCGGTCAAGGACTGAATCGAACATGCACGTAACTCCTCTTCACCAGTGGACTACCCGTCCCCGCCATGCCCGGATTGAAGGGCGGCCACCATACAGAAAAGGGTTCCGGGTTCAAGCAACCGTGTCTGGTGCCGCCGACGTGATCGCGCAATGCCCCACTGGTCACCAAAAAGCAACGGTCTATTGACAACTGCTTGACCTCGGATATTTTCCCAAGTCATTTTCGGTTGCAGCCCACCTTGGAGGGGTTAGGTATGCAAGTGAAACAAGTACTTCGGGAAACCGGAGTCGTCCTTGCTGCGGGTCTGTTGTATGGATCCGCAGCTTTCGCGCAGTCCAGCG harbors:
- a CDS encoding DUF1285 domain-containing protein, with the translated sequence MQPPTGQPPPGKRWHTREDSGIRLDAALRWWHDDEPIEHPKIIELFNASLVLDDDGRYQLRIAPDWCYVQVEDAAYEVRIVDITPDERVSLRLSDRTAEALDLGSLQLTPDGVLTCRVKQGRAKARFSRDAQYQFGEMLEESPEGRLVLRAGQRHWELPLSLDALQAAT
- a CDS encoding ExbD/TolR family protein: MGMSAGPKGGIKSEINVTPLVDVVLVLLIIFMVVTPMLQRGKSVELPKATEIEKEGKTDADPLILSITPDKKMFVENDEVDEKGLQEKIAAELVKDPGKKILLKGDNALNVGDVRKVLDTARKAKAKQIALGVEEKK
- the recA gene encoding recombinase RecA, which encodes MSRLTEKLKAVAAAVASIEKQFGRGAVMTLGADAPEQKVAVIPTGSVGLDRALGVGGYPRGRVVELFGNESSGKTTLTLHAIAQVQAVGGIAAFIDAEHALDLSYARKLGVRTEELLVAQPDTGEQALEITEQLVRSGAVDLIVVDSVAALVPRAEIEGEMGDAHMGVQARLMSQALRKLTGAVSRSGTCIIFINQIRMKIGVMFGNPETTTGGNALKFYSSVRMEIRRTGNLKDGDAVVGSRARVKVVKNKLAPPFQEAEFDVLYGTGIHRAAEVLDLAVSAGVVEKSGSHFSLRGERIGQGRERACEWLREHPDVLEALARDLVGATAPTVPSADSAAA
- a CDS encoding energy transducer TonB, with translation MFDSVLDRGQGPRSRFGVGAGVSTLLHVGLLGLVAYLSTRPPPVEEKEVEVTLKATMAPPPPPPPPPPPASKPKTEKKVTPKKPKDVIVQPKEIPQQKPQETETPPEPDEPEASESEVEGGVEGGVAGGVVGGVVGGVIGGVVGGQLGGTGTDVLAFGQGMTRPEKIAGPEVSYTREALEARVQGLMIVKCVITTEGKVERCRTIKPLPHMEQAVMDVLTASRYKPVTFQGRPVEVQYTFNFNLKLPR
- a CDS encoding NAD(P)/FAD-dependent oxidoreductase, translated to MNTTRENLPHVVILGGGFGGLYAARYLRKAGVRVTMVDRHNHHLFQPLLYQVATATLSPSDIAAPLRAMLGRNHVQVLLAEVTGVDTARKHVLLADGELAYDFLIVATGATHSYFGNDAWSRHSMGLKTVEDALEIRRRVLLAFEQAEREPDPERRRALLTFAIIGAGPTGVELAGALAEISRNSLSGDFQNIDPRDARVILIEGMDRVLPTYPENLSAEARRVLEGLGVEVRTGTRVTNIDAVGVDMGPEHLAARTVLWAAGVEASPVARSLGVTLDRAGRVPVTPELTVPGHPDIFVVGDLALVNQEDGSAVPGVAPAAMQEGKHAVLNLQRQLAGQPMQPFRYWDRGTYAVIGRGHAVGVAFRRVKQSGFVAWLAWLFIHITFLIGFRSKLAVLLNWAYAYLTFGRSARIITGPAPRLEERSVQPLLPSAKSAVADGEPPAPDVLGSLVPDSRGAG
- a CDS encoding MotA/TolQ/ExbB proton channel family protein produces the protein MQFTLLDIWHHTGLFARMIIFTLAIMSVASLVVMAERVIVFRKTRSDSRNFAAKMGAILAKGDLTTAANTNLGKDVGHLGRVINSGLTAYRITPGNKDLAVESVARALERQAQREVQSLKRGLGLLATVGSTAPFVGLLGTTMGIVNAFQLMAAAGSGGLATISAGISEALITTAFGLLVAIPAVMAYNFLQGWVDARSVDISESSNEFLDVVARHVGGGSSHAA
- a CDS encoding YifB family Mg chelatase-like AAA ATPase, whose translation is MLARVRSGALMGIDAVVVECEVDMALGLPYFNVVGLPEGAARESKVRVVSALKNAGFDLPQKRITVNLAPAEIRKEGAAFELPIALGVLAAARLMDKEPLERYLFGGELSLDGSIKAIKGVLPLAVAARNGGFQGVMVPAANAAEAALVEGIQVLSVAHLKEAVGHLTGKAPLTSLTRTGTSVSGTRTATADMADVRGQPELKLALELAAAGGHNILMAGPPGSGKTMLARRLPGILPELSFDEALEVTKVYSIQGLLGDEQALIRERPFRAPHHTLSDAGLVGGGPMARPGELSLAHHGVLFLDELPEFRKNVLEVLRQPLEEGAIHLARATQHITYPCRVMLVAAMNPCPCGYFNVPGHTCTCLEHRIFGYHSRISGPLLDRIDITVQTRPVEYHHLAERSQELPSQYYRQRVEAARERQRARFHEMPGVHCNAQMPSHLLRRYCVLSPPAEKALKDAVTHFGLSARAHDRILKLALTRADLEGHGRIEDVDMRLAVDCRMLDRRGWLHANTRGAVNALPRASTVRHQASENVGSRGFSVGDS
- a CDS encoding ExbD/TolR family protein; the protein is MSRGHKQRQWVKPASAPNSEINVTPLVDVVLVLLIIFMVVTPLLEKDILVRVPETEVEENQPPPEPDDQQIVVQVDKSGAYSINTEQIPASDYIARLKRMLNAKKPDEKVVFFMADDAANYGKLVVALDGARAAGAKILGMATELPQNAVIQGTLNSPDGAPPAPPAPPTP